From a single Loxodonta africana isolate mLoxAfr1 chromosome 9, mLoxAfr1.hap2, whole genome shotgun sequence genomic region:
- the SLC25A51 gene encoding mitochondrial nicotinamide adenine dinucleotide transporter SLC25A51, whose protein sequence is MMDSEAHEKRPSILTSSKQDLSPHIANVGQMKHYLCGCCAAFNNIVITFPIQKVLFRQQLYGIKTRDAILQLRRDGFRNLYRGILPPLMQKTTTLALMFGLYEDLSYLLRKHISTPEFATCSMAAVLAGTTEAIFTPLERVQTLLQDHKHHDKFTNTYQAFKALKCHGIREYYRGLVPILLRNGSSNALFFGLRGPVKEYLPTATSHSAHLVNDFICGGLLGAMLGFLFFPINVVKTRMQSQIGGEFQSFPRVFKKIWVERDRKLTNLFRGAHLNYHRSLISWGIINATYEFLLKVI, encoded by the coding sequence ATGATGGATTCAGAAGCTCATGAAAAGAGGCCATCAATTCTGACATCTTCAAAACAAGATCTCTCGCCTCACATTGCAAACGTTGGTCAAATGAAGCATTACTTGTGTGGCTGCTGTGCAGCTTTCAACAACATAGTGATCACATTTCCCATTCAGAAGGTCCTTTTTCGGCAACAGCTATATGGAATCAAAACCCGGGACGCAATACTTCAGTTACGGAGGGATGGATTTCGAAACTTGTATCGAGGAATCCTGCCCCCGTTGATGCAGAAGACCACTACACTGGCACTTATGTTTGGTCTGTATGAGGATTTATCTTACCTTCTCCGTAAACATATCAGTACTCCAGAGTTTGCAACTTGCAGCATGGCAGCAGTACTTGCAGGGACAACAGAAGCAATTTTCACTCCATTGGAAAGAGTTCAAACATTGCTTCAAGACCACAAGCATCATGACAAATTTACAAACACTTACCAGGCTTTCAAGGCGCTGAAATGTCATGGAATTAGAGAGTATTATCGAGGCTTGGTGCCCATTCTTCTCCGTAATGGATCCAGCAATGCCCTTTTTTTTGGCCTTCGAGGCCCCGTTAAAGAGTATTTGCctactgcaacatctcacagtgCTCATTTGGTCAATGATTTTATCTGTGGAGGCCTATTGGGTGCCATGTTGGGATTCTTGTTTTTTCCGATTAATGTTGTAAAAACCCGCATGCAGTCTCAGATTGGTGGggaatttcagtctttccctagggttttcaaaaaAATCTGGGTAGAACGGGATAGGAAATTGACAAATCTTTTCAGAGGTGCCCATCTGAATTACCATCGGTCACTCATCTCTTGGGGCATAATCAATGCGACTTATGAGTTCTTATTAAAGGTTATATGA